The Carassius auratus strain Wakin chromosome 5, ASM336829v1, whole genome shotgun sequence genome includes a window with the following:
- the prrc2b gene encoding protein PRRC2B isoform X3 yields MSDRLGQITKSKDGKSKYSSLSLFDKYKGKSIETQKTTVVARHGLQSLGKVAAARRMPPPAHLPSLKSESKGNDPNVIIVPKDGTGWANKQDQPDPKSSVASSAQLPESQPPLALQKSVSNLQKPMPITSHESTSTGGPKQWAQLNGKAVDQDGLKVSSRLQPFSHEEFPTLKAEGEQDKVGKERSVFDPSYGPGPSLRPQNVSSWREGGGRNLQPPVLSATPPCTDTDTKSSGPAETTTPPPPPSSSSSSTAAAQSTDVKEPSQRPAPPVQRRAAPSALQYQHHTTTTYHDMLPAFMCPKETRDAPCSSDHGPTTVVAPVRFESRLTLRPAFPAPEPVNGDIRRETRVPRVPPRPSARPIRRPGDRAPRPAIINPEDLKDLDELDNDCEDGWAGLHEEVDYSEKLKFSDDEEDHSPCEKNRIWDDWDNHHDQHLSQSSVDGPFPQDAEEESYSRQPELRTSRKPNGQFSSTESQQKNSGNGESAEEQEEPQRQAPPRGKFVSADLSAVERARRRREEEERRAREERLAACAEKLKKLDEKFGKTEKAARSGEMLREADSKELTQSPGRTSSKHPQEGWQYNAKEVSDTPAESSSQDYKDEGCHYHNDDEVPESTSPLPDYGRHQKPVPPRFQKQHQQQEQVYKMAPWQQSGHPTQSSSAHPQRGFYPPHVLGFDPRWMMMPPYMDPRMAQGCSPVDFYPPGVHSSGLVKPVIQQDHLNSPGSTSDEGCHPSVHQERRAPSTESYQVWNQDSYSSARSFTPPYQRQHDNGDRAQVDDRSDRPFSRHDSYEDRGHDPADSPAEELPHQGFRQGRGSDVSFGSQREVTHEGTNQPLVISRTHPGDSEHRDVSSGRQQKEGTDTHDEAFDNKDKSYDSDIWKKDVGSLRKDGSGQAQWSDHCSSSSSSISQPSETSSRTLRRTGPIKKPVLKPLKVEDKENEKPKTEPEEKPVPYRLEKEVVTNVYDLKKDAPLLSNRHSVPPTNPSPMEKHMEAPKVERTSNLPEDLHKENYWDSAKSQSVDSSDSRDPPALRRNNWIFIDEEQAFAGARGAGRGRGRGFREFNSRGGTRGGRSDSNRGAYNSTGAQRPARGRGTRDFRSEDLQRGKPRRRNVSETHSEASEYEEQPKRPRQKATENGEASYPASGEVKRADKESWRSNKVYTDDQSGNSDSRDKTKSARVFGRSLPPRLNAGYNRGFGSRDISTWRGRGTQFGSTPMQENGYSFGADSYSKRLSEHEALKYPSKFTGSIAENGVEDRDGGYYIDNDNPDNRPLRRRRPPRQDKPPRFRRLRQEHEGGGQWNSEDYVNGDVANQWPGRAKGAEEHGPNRYSGGRSQEITGQGEDWETGSENSDFSDWREKRRQHGDVLADTGHGEPGSEKRELSKRSFSSQRPVVDRQNRKSDATVMENNKTEMQASAGSFGRNESWQNGVTSNNKRVPEESITGLSSVCVYRVEQNDDTSTTEATGTIIEKDLKPRNMKGDMTETLSQYDLNTYPIESDSGASVPSPEVFQDALSKKQRRPQDDDRRRKDQGPPGSVKNRAIASKMPPRFAKKQGSMSIEQTEDALSANSLGTEIWETNSTALSVHSSGGDSWTKQVSYTGSEPNSEDSDAGPEQSKEHKPGPIGNERSLKNRKGSEGMDRLEGPITPVNGVDIHVDNVIPVPPIEFGVSAKDSDFSLPPGSTPVPVSNPVTKLHDALAGNAGLTQAIPMLRRDHLQPGINLNPISFPSADLTLKMESARKAWENSQALPEQGSPGGVVSGAQPACSVGSSSGVSYSSFGGVSMPPMPVASVAPSVSMQGSHIPPLYLDGHVFSSQPRLVPPLTQQPSYQQATAQQIPISLHTSLQAQAQLGLRGALPVSQSQEMFSSIPPFRSPVYMHPNLSQPSPMVLSGGALKGPYSAFPGMQPSDMVKQQSGSHYQPMNGSQPLVYDGPMNQAAGMGTSQLMDSQLIQVTMPMPGSQLRYGSAQQHLLLPQSIQLQQNQNLSVGAPRRMMPPGSQPAIMSGNREPSQMDIKGFQFSDKPNHSPGIPSGSYRPGSASPSGKPSGPGGPAVVVSLPGHYTQQQVSAPQGSMVMHMRPPTSGPFPNPIQRPVMQVNKTVIIRSPPYPSPGREPLHSTPPSNPEPAVKGPEDGVKVNALRDARPAVSEAKSSSVIPNKIQEQLPSVQVKAARTGAIKPQSVKVEEGRA; encoded by the exons ATGTCAGATCGTTTGGGGCAAATAACCAAGTCCAAGGATGGGAAAAGCAAGTATTCATCACTCAGCCTATTTGACAAGTACAAAGGAAAGTCAATAGAAACTCAGAAAACCACAG TTGTTGCACGACATGGCTTACAGAGTCTTGGCAAAGTGGCCGCTGCCCGGCGCATGCCCCCTCCCGCTCACCTGCCGAGTCTGAAGTCTGAGAGTAAAGGAAACGATCCCAACGTGATTATCGTGCCCAAAGACGGTACAGGATGGGCAAACAAGCAGGATCAACCCGATCCAAAGAG TTCCGTTGCTTCATCAGCACAGCTGCCGGAGTCGCAGCCACCGCTGGCTTTACAGAAATCTGTCTCCAATCTTCAGAAGCCCATGCCAATAACCAGCCACGAG AGCACAAGTACAGGTGGACCAAAGCAATGGGCACAGCTCAATGGAAAGGCAGTAGATCAAGATG GTTTAAAGGTCTCAAGCCGACTGCAGCCCTTCTCTCACGAGGAATTTCCGACGCTGAAAGCAGAAGGCGAACAGGACAAGGTTGGCAAGGAAAGAAGCGTCTTCGATCCGTCGTATGGGCCCGGACCAAGCCTCCGCCCACAGA ATGTGTCAAGCTGGAGGGAGGGTGGTGGGAGGAACCTGCAACCCCCAGTGCTGTCTGCCACTCCACCCTGCACAGACACGGACACCAAGAGCAGCGGTCCAGCTGAGACCaccactcctcctcctcctccctcctcctcctcctcctccactgcTGCTGCTCAGTCCACTGATGTGAAGGAGCCATCGCAGCGGCCTGCTCCACCTGTGCAGCGCAGAGCCGCCCCATCAGCCCTCCAGTACCAGCACCACACCACCACCACCTACCACGACATGCTGCCTGCGTTT ATGTGCCCTAAAGAGACTCGTGATGCCCCGTGCTCCTCGGATCACGGCCCGACCACTGTGGTTGCTCCTGTGCGCTTTGAATCCAGGTTGACTCTTAGACCAGCATTCCCTGCGCCAGAACCCGTCAA TGGTGATATAAGAAGAGAGACACGTGTCCCCCGTGTCCCCCCACGCCCCTCAGCTCGCCCCATCCGCCGCCCAGGAGATCGAGCTCCCCGTCCTGCCATAATCAACCCTGAGGACCTGAAGGACCTCGATGAACTGGACAATGACTGTGAAGACGGCTGGGCAG GTCTCCATGAGGAGGTGGATTATAGCGAGAAGCTCAAATTCAGTGATGATGAGGAAGATCATTCCCCCTGTGAGAAGAACAGAATCTG GGATGACTGGGATAACCATCACGACCAGCATTTATCTCAGAGCTCTGTTGACGGCCCGTTCCCACAGGATGCAGAGGAGGAGTCATACTCACGCCAGCCAGAGCTCCGAACCTCCAGGAAGCCCAATGGACAATTCTCCTCTACTGAATCTCAG CAGAAGAATAGTGGAAACGGTGAGTCTgcagaggagcaggaggagccccAGCGGCAGGCGCCTCCTCGTGGGAAGTTTGTCTCGGCCGATCTCTCTGCTGTGGAGAGAGCGCGCAGACGGcgtgaggaggaggagaggagagcgcGAGAGGAGAGACTGGCTGCCTGtgcagaaaaactaaaaaaactggatgaaaaATTTGGCAAAACTGAGAAAGCTGCACGCTCTGGAGAAATGCTGAGAGAAGCAGACAGCAAGGAGCTGACTCAGTCTCCAGGCCGGACGTCATCCAAGCACCCCCAGGAGGGCTGGCAGTACAACGCTAAAG AAGTGTCGGATACACCAGCTGAGTCGTCCAGTCAGGATTACAAAGATGAAGGTTGTCACTACCACAATGATGACGAAGTTCCTGAGTCCACCTCTCCCCTCCCAGACTACGGCCGCCACCAGAAGCCTGTGCCGCCTCGCTTCCAGAAGCAGCACCAGCAGCAG GAGCAGGTGTATAAGATGGCTCCGTGGCAGCAGTCGGGTCACCCCACCCAGTCCAGCTCTGCTCACCCACAGAGAGGCTTTTACCCTCCTCATGTCCTGGGCTTTGACCCGCGCTGGATGATGATGCCTCCCTACATGGATCCTCGCATGGCACAGGGATGTTCTCCAGTGGATTTCTATCCTCCTGGCGTTCACTCATCTG GTTTGGTGAAACCTGTCATTCAGCAGGATCACCTGAATAGCCCTGGTTCCACCTCTGATGAAGGCTGCCATCCCAGCGTGCATCAGGAGAGGAGGGCGCCATCCACTGAGTCTTACCAAGTGTGGAACCAAGACAGCTACTCGTCTGCGCGCAGTTTCACCCCACCCTACCAGAGACAGCATGACAATGGCGACAGGGCTCAGGTGGATGACAGGAGTGACCGGCCATTCTCCAGACATGACTCATATGAAGACCGAGGTCATGACCCTGCAGACAGTCCAGCAGAGGAACTGCCCCATCAAGGCTTCCGGCAAGGCAGAGGCTCAGACGTGTCGTTTGGGTCACAGCGAGAAGTTACCCACGAGGGAACCAATCAACCATTAGTAATCAGCAGGACCCATCCTGGAGACAGTGAGCACAGGGACGTCTCCTCTGGTAGACAGCAGAAAGAAGGCACTGATACTCATGATGAGGCCTTCGACAACAAGGACAAGAGCTACGACTCTGATATCTGGAAGAAAGATGTGGGTAGTCTGAGGAAAGACGGCAGCGGTCAGGCGCAGTGGTCCGATCACTGTTCGAGCAGCAGCAGTAGCATTAGTCAGCCATCTGAAACCAGCAGCAGAACCCTTAGGAGGACAGGGCCCATCAAGAAACCTGTGCTGAAGCCTTTGAAAGTGGAAGACAAAGAAAACGAGAAACCCAAAACTGAGCCCGAGGAGAAGCCTGTCCCATACAGGCTGGAGAAGGAAGTGGTCACCAACGTCTATGACCTGAAGAAAGATGCCCCTCTTCTGTCTAACAGGCACTCCGTGCCACCCACCAATCCCTCTCCTATGGAAAAACACATGGAAGCTCCCAAGGTGGAGAGAACGAGCAACCTGCCTGAAGATTTGCACAAAGAGAACTACTGGGATAGTGCGAAGAGTCAGTCTGTGGACAGCTCTGACAGCAGAGATCCACCAGCACTGCGCCGCAACAACTGGATATTCATAGATGAGGAGCAGGCATTCGCCGGGGCCAGGGGAGCGGGCCGTGGACGTGGCCGGGGCTTTAGAGAGTTCAATTCTCGTGGTGGCACTCGTGGAGGACGGAGTGACAGCAACAGAGGAGCCTACAATAGCACAGGTGCACAGAGGCCTGCACGAGGACGTGGTACTCGAGATTTTAGGAGCGAAGATCTGCAAAGAGGCAAACCCCGTAGACGCAATGTGAGCGAGACGCACAGCGAGGCCTCAGAATACGAGGAGCAGCCCAAGCGTCCGCGCCAGAAGGCCACTGAGAATGGAGAGGCTTCGTATCCTGCATCTGGAGAGGTCAAGAGGGCCGATAAGGAGTCGTGGAGATCAAACAAGGTCTACACTGACGATCAGAGTGGCAATAGTGATTCCAGGGACAAGACGAAATCTGCTCGAGTCTTTGGAAGGTCATTGCCCCCTCGCCTTAATGCTGGATACAACCGTGGGTTTGGCTCAAGGGATATTTCGACGTGGAGAGGGAGAGGAACCCAGTTTGGAAGCACTCCCATGCAAGAGAACGGCTACAGTTTCGGTGCGGACTCCTATTCCAAACGTTTGTCAGAACATGAGGCCCTGAAGTACCCCTCTAAATTTACAGGCTCCATTGCAGAAAATGGTGTCGAGGACAGAGATGGGGGTTActacattgataatgataatccTGACAACCGGCCCCTGAGAAGGCGTCGTCCCCCACGCCAGGATAAACCCCCACGCTTCAGGCGTCTGCGTCAAGAGCATGAAGGAGGAGGTCAGTGGAATAGTGAGGACTATGTTAATGGAGACGTTGCCAATCAGTGGCCTGGACGTGCAAAGGGGGCAGAGGAGCACGGTCCCAACCGCTACTCCGGAGGACGGTCACAGGAGATCACAGGTCAGGGTGAGGACTGGGAAACCGGCTCTGAGAACAGCGATTTCAGTGACTGGAGGGAGAAACGGAGACAGCATGGTGACGTGCTCGCAGATACAGGTCACGGAGAACCTGGCTCTGAAAAGAGAGAGCTCTCCAAGCGGAGCTTTTCTAGCCAGCGGCCAGTGGTCGACAGACAGAACAGGAAGAGTGATGCTACTGTGATGGAAAACAACAAGACAGAAATGCAGGCTAGTGCAGGTTCCTTCGGTAGAAACGAGAGCTGGCAGAATGGTGTTACTTCCAACAACAAACG AGTTCCAGAAGAATCGATCACCGGCctgagctcagtgtgtgtgtacCGTGTAGAGCAGAACGACGACACCAGCACAACTGAAGCAACGGGGACGATCATAGAGAAAGACTTGAAACCCAGGAACATGAAGGGGGACATGACCGAAACCCTGTCCCAATATGACCTGAATACTTACCCAA TTGAGAGTGACTCGGGAGCTTCTGTACCCAGTCCAGAAGTTTTCCAGGACGCTCTGTCCAAAAAACAGCGCCGCCCACAGGATGACGATCGCAGGAGGAAGGATCAGGGCCCTCCA GGTTCGGTAAAGAATAGAGCAATTGCATCGAAAATGCCTCCTCGTTTTGCCAAGAAGCAGGGCAGTATGTCCATCGAGCAGACCGAGGATGCACTGTCTGCCAACAGCTTGGGAACAGAAATCTGGGAGACGAACAGCACAG CTCTGAGTGTCCATTCATCAGGTGGTGATTCGTGGACAAAGCAGGTTTCCTACACAGGAAGTGAACCCAATTCAGAG GATTCAGATGCAGGACCCGAGCAGAGTAAAGAACACAAACCCGGCCCCATCGGCAACGAGCGCTCTCTGAAGAACCGCAAGGGCTCTGAAGGCATGGACCGTCTGGAGGGACCCATTACTCCTGTCAACGGAGTGGACATTCACGTGGACAACGTTATCCCTGTGCCGCCAATTGAGTTTGGCGTCAGTGCAAAGGATTCAGACTTCAGCCTTCCTCCAGGTTCCACACCAGTGCCTGTGTCCAACCCCGTCACCAAGCTGCATGATGCACTTGCTGGGAAT gCGGGCCTGACTCAAGCCATCCCGATGCTCCGCAGAGACCACCTACAGCCCGGAATAAACCTCAACCCCATCAGCTTTCCTTCAGCGGACCTCACTCTCAAG ATGGAGTCAGCACGTAAAGCCTGGGAGAACTCTCAGGCTCTTCCAGAGCAGGGCTCTCCGGGCGGCGTGGTCTCCGGCGCTCAGCCTGCCTGCAGTGTGGGCTCCTCCAGCGGCGTCAGCTACAGCTCCTTCGGCGGGGTGTCCATGCCGCCCATGCCTGTGGCATCTGTCGCACCTTCTGTCTCCATGCAAG GCAGTCACATCCCTCCTCTCTATCTAGACGGTCATGTGTTCTCTAGTCAGCCGCGGCTCGTGCCGCCTTTGACTCAGCAGCCCAGCTACCAGCAG GCCACCGCTCAACAGATCCCCATCTCTCTGCACACGTCTCTACAGGCTCAGGCTCAGCTGGGTCTGCGAGGAGCTCTGCCTGTCTCTCAGTCTCAAGAGATGTTCAGCTCCATCCCTCCCTTCAG GTCTCCGGTGTACATGCACCCAAACCTGTCTCAACCCAGTCCCATGGTGCTCTCTGGTGGAGCTCTCAAAGGACCGTACTCTGCATTTCCTGGCATGCAGCCATCAGACATGGTCAAACAGCAGTCCGGATCTCACTACCAGCCCATGAACGGCAGCCAGCCACTGGTGTACGACGGACCCATGAATCAGGCAGCTGGGATGGGCACGTCACAGCTCATGGACTCGCAGCTCATTCAG GTGACTATGCCCATGCCTGGATCTCAACTGCGCTACGGCTCAGCCCAGCAGCACCTCCTCCTGCCCCAGTCCATCCAGCTCCAGCAGAACCAGAACCTGTCTGTGGGAGCTCCACGCCGCATGATGCCTCCTGGATCTCAGCCGGCTATCATGAGCGGCAACAGGGAG CCTTCCCAGATGGACATCAAGGGATTTCAGTTCTCTGATAAGCCCAACCACTCACCTGGAATACCCAGTGGCTCCTACAG ACCTGGTTCTGCTAGTCCCAGTGGCAAACCCTCTGGCCCCGGAGGCCCTGCAGTGGTTGTCTCGCTCCCAGGACATTACACACAGCAGCAG GTGTCGGCTCCTCAGGGCAGTATGGTCATGCATATGAGGCCCCCCACCAGCGGCCCCTTCCCCAACCCCATCCAACGGCCCGTCATGCAGGTCAACAAGACTGTCATCATCCGTTCGCCACCCTACCCCAGTCCCGGGCGTGAACCACTTCACAGCACACCTCCCTCCAACCCTGAGCCTGCTGTGAAGGGCCCTGAGGACGGTGTGAAG GTGAATGCCCTGCGTGATGCTCGTCCGGCTGTCAGTGAAGCCAAGAGCTCATCAGTGATTCCCAACAAGATCCAGGAGCAGCTGCCGTCAGTACAGGTCAAAGCTGCTCGAACCGGAGCCATCAAACCACAGTCGGTCAAAGTGGAGGAAGGCAGAGCCTAA